The following coding sequences lie in one Candidatus Cloacimonadaceae bacterium genomic window:
- a CDS encoding M3 family metallopeptidase yields the protein MDQSNNPLLKRNSSHRLRAIPFPEFRTEHYTPAIEAAMKDARAEIEALKANTEAPNFENTILALDLNGELLGYVAGIYFNLLSAESDAGFKALAQQISPMLAEFSSSISTDPVIFARVKAVYDALVAGKEKPELPKDYSDLEYLKTAERFRLTERTYKNFIRGGALLNDEDKKKLTAIAMEASKLSPKFSDNVLGATNAFELHVTDPKDVEGMPEGVLAGAAHIALHKGKEGGWLFNLQPSSMIPLITYCKNRELRRLIQSAYASRAFKDDFDNQEHIKRIVQLRFDRARLLGFETHAEYVLSDRMAESVDIATGFLEKIYGIAHPAALSEVQEVMDFAKETDGIEDFMPWDFGYYSNKLKEQRYAYDPEELRPWFKLENVVEGLFVVAKQIYGIEVKQVFDVPLWHPDVTTWEVFDCSGAFLGLMYMDLFPRDTKRGGAWQTSFQGQGLHKDGMLRPQVSIVASLTPSTPEQPSLLRLDEARTVFHEFGHALHSLLANGYYKGLSGTSVMWDFVELPSQIMENWLLEEKALKLFAKHYETGETLPKVLLDKVIAARNFQAGVMNINQLRYALLDFAWHKINPALIGEVDEFEKEVTERFRLMPSLPDANVSCAFSHIFAGGYSAGYYSYKWAEALEADAWSLFLENGIFDPATAKSFRENILSRGNAFHPMDLFVAFRGRKPDPDALLKRDGLI from the coding sequence ATGGATCAATCAAACAATCCCTTACTAAAGCGCAATAGTAGCCACCGGCTGCGTGCGATCCCCTTTCCCGAATTTAGAACCGAGCATTACACTCCGGCGATCGAAGCCGCAATGAAAGATGCCAGAGCCGAGATCGAAGCTTTGAAAGCCAATACCGAAGCGCCCAATTTTGAAAACACGATCCTCGCCCTCGATCTCAATGGCGAGCTGTTGGGCTATGTAGCTGGCATATATTTCAATTTGTTATCGGCGGAATCCGATGCCGGGTTCAAGGCTTTGGCTCAGCAAATATCCCCAATGTTAGCGGAGTTTAGCTCCAGCATATCCACCGATCCGGTGATTTTTGCCCGTGTGAAAGCGGTCTATGATGCCCTGGTTGCCGGCAAGGAAAAGCCCGAACTGCCAAAGGATTACAGCGATCTGGAATACCTCAAAACTGCCGAACGTTTTCGGCTGACGGAGCGCACCTACAAGAACTTCATCCGTGGCGGCGCGCTTTTAAATGACGAAGATAAGAAAAAGCTGACCGCGATCGCGATGGAAGCTTCCAAACTCAGCCCCAAATTCAGCGATAACGTCTTGGGAGCGACCAACGCTTTCGAACTGCACGTCACCGATCCCAAAGACGTGGAAGGCATGCCTGAGGGCGTCCTTGCCGGAGCCGCGCATATTGCACTGCACAAAGGCAAGGAAGGCGGCTGGCTTTTCAACCTCCAGCCTTCCAGCATGATTCCGCTGATCACCTATTGCAAAAACCGCGAACTGCGCCGCCTAATCCAAAGTGCCTACGCGTCGCGCGCATTCAAGGATGATTTTGACAACCAGGAACACATCAAACGCATTGTGCAGCTTCGCTTTGACCGCGCAAGACTACTCGGTTTCGAGACCCATGCCGAATATGTGCTCAGCGACCGGATGGCGGAATCAGTGGATATCGCCACCGGCTTTTTGGAGAAGATCTATGGCATCGCCCATCCCGCCGCGCTCAGTGAAGTTCAGGAAGTGATGGATTTTGCCAAGGAAACCGACGGCATCGAGGATTTTATGCCCTGGGATTTTGGCTATTATTCAAATAAATTGAAAGAACAACGCTATGCCTACGATCCTGAGGAGCTGCGTCCCTGGTTCAAGCTGGAAAACGTCGTGGAAGGCTTGTTTGTGGTGGCGAAACAGATCTATGGCATCGAAGTGAAACAGGTTTTCGATGTGCCTCTCTGGCATCCCGATGTGACCACCTGGGAAGTCTTTGACTGCTCCGGTGCCTTTTTGGGCTTGATGTATATGGATCTTTTCCCTCGCGATACAAAACGTGGCGGTGCCTGGCAGACGAGTTTTCAGGGTCAGGGATTGCACAAGGATGGAATGCTGCGTCCGCAAGTTTCCATCGTTGCCTCGCTCACGCCCAGCACTCCTGAACAGCCTTCGTTGCTGCGTTTGGATGAAGCCCGCACCGTGTTTCACGAATTTGGCCACGCGCTGCACTCGCTATTGGCAAACGGATACTACAAAGGACTCAGCGGCACCAGCGTGATGTGGGATTTTGTGGAATTGCCTTCTCAGATCATGGAAAACTGGCTATTGGAAGAGAAAGCTTTAAAGCTCTTTGCCAAACACTATGAAACTGGCGAAACCCTGCCCAAGGTGTTGCTGGATAAAGTTATCGCCGCCAGGAACTTCCAAGCCGGAGTGATGAATATCAACCAGCTCCGCTATGCCTTGCTGGATTTTGCCTGGCATAAGATCAATCCTGCTTTGATCGGTGAAGTCGATGAATTTGAGAAAGAAGTGACGGAACGTTTCCGTCTTATGCCCAGCCTGCCGGATGCCAATGTTTCCTGTGCCTTTTCACATATCTTCGCGGGAGGGTATTCCGCCGGATACTATTCCTACAAATGGGCGGAAGCACTTGAAGCCGATGCCTGGAGCCTGTTTTTGGAAAATGGCATCTTCGATCCCGCCACGGCGAAATCCTTTCGAGAAAA
- a CDS encoding TfoX/Sxy family protein — MASKQEVVDFLVGQIQTAGDIIAKKMFGEYGVYCDGKMIALVCDDQLFVKPTLGGKEYLGEVEEAPPYPSAKNWFLIPEDDWDDAPRLSTLIKITTAEVPLPRKKNSKQ, encoded by the coding sequence ATGGCTTCAAAACAGGAAGTTGTGGATTTTCTCGTCGGGCAGATTCAAACTGCGGGAGACATAATAGCCAAAAAGATGTTTGGCGAATATGGCGTTTATTGCGATGGGAAGATGATCGCGCTGGTTTGTGACGATCAGCTTTTCGTCAAACCCACCCTCGGAGGAAAAGAGTATTTGGGGGAAGTGGAAGAAGCTCCACCTTATCCAAGTGCGAAAAACTGGTTTTTGATCCCGGAGGACGATTGGGATGACGCCCCCCGGCTTTCCACCCTGATCAAAATCACCACTGCCGAAGTGCCGCTGCCGCGGAAAAAGAACTCGAAACAGTGA
- a CDS encoding PLP-dependent aspartate aminotransferase family protein — protein sequence MKKKAGFDTILVHGGQQPDALNAVNPPIYQTSTFSFNNAQHGADCFSGVSDGYIYTRLGNPTIRVLEDAMAALEGGFGGIAVASGMAAVTTVYMSFLDAGSHIVSTDAVYGASRGVLEKHFIRFGVDSTFVDTSKPELIEAAIRPNTKLLFIETPANPTISITDIAACAEIAHKHGIRLVVDNTFCSPYLQKPFELGADIVLHSITKFINGHADVVGGVIIAKTEADHKYMYNVMTSMGPNMDPHQAFLVIRGLKTLSLRMERAQSNAHKIALWLENHPAIAWVRYPGLPSHPQFELAKRQQKGAGAMISFGLKGGFEAGKILMDSVELAVLAVSLGGVETLIQHPASMTHAKMSAEAKLKAGITDDLVRYSVGIEDVEDLIADLDKALACIGN from the coding sequence ATGAAAAAGAAAGCCGGTTTTGACACCATACTCGTCCACGGAGGACAGCAGCCTGACGCTTTGAACGCGGTGAATCCCCCGATCTACCAGACCTCCACCTTTTCTTTCAACAATGCTCAACACGGCGCGGATTGCTTTTCCGGCGTGAGCGACGGATACATCTATACCCGTTTGGGAAATCCCACCATCCGGGTTTTGGAAGACGCGATGGCTGCCCTGGAAGGCGGTTTTGGCGGAATCGCCGTTGCCAGTGGAATGGCTGCCGTAACCACTGTCTATATGTCATTTCTGGATGCGGGAAGCCACATCGTATCCACGGATGCCGTCTATGGGGCTTCTCGTGGAGTTCTGGAAAAACACTTTATCCGCTTTGGCGTGGATTCCACATTCGTCGATACCAGCAAGCCGGAACTGATCGAAGCCGCGATCCGTCCAAACACGAAACTGCTTTTCATCGAAACTCCGGCAAATCCCACGATCTCGATCACGGATATCGCAGCGTGTGCGGAAATTGCCCACAAACATGGCATCCGCCTCGTGGTGGACAACACCTTCTGCTCGCCCTATCTGCAAAAACCTTTTGAATTGGGGGCGGACATTGTGCTGCATTCCATCACGAAGTTTATCAATGGACACGCGGACGTCGTTGGCGGAGTGATCATCGCCAAGACCGAAGCCGATCATAAGTACATGTATAACGTGATGACGAGCATGGGTCCGAATATGGATCCCCATCAGGCATTTCTCGTCATCCGGGGTCTGAAAACCCTTTCCCTGCGCATGGAACGCGCCCAATCCAACGCTCACAAAATTGCCCTTTGGCTGGAAAACCATCCCGCCATCGCCTGGGTGCGCTATCCAGGCTTGCCCTCACATCCGCAATTTGAACTGGCAAAGCGTCAACAGAAAGGCGCCGGGGCGATGATCTCCTTTGGCCTCAAGGGTGGGTTTGAAGCGGGGAAAATCCTCATGGACAGCGTCGAACTCGCAGTTTTGGCAGTATCCCTCGGCGGAGTGGAAACCCTGATCCAGCATCCCGCTTCCATGACCCACGCCAAAATGAGCGCCGAAGCCAAACTGAAAGCGGGTATCACAGACGACCTGGTTCGCTATTCAGTCGGCATCGAGGATGTGGAGGATCTGATCGCTGATCTGGATAAGGCATTGGCATGTATTGGGAATTGA